Genomic segment of Phormidium ambiguum IAM M-71:
CGAAGGCGGACTAAAAAATAACAGGGATATTAAAGCCGGATTTGGTATGAAAAGTCGATGAAATCTAAAAGAAGTCAGTTAAAAACTCAATGAGGCATCTGTTTAAATAGAAAATAGAAAGAGTTTTTTCGTGTTAATCGCACGAACGATATGCTAATAGAACTTTTAATTACTATCATTTTCGGTGCTTGGTTATTCGTTTTAGGACAACGTATTGGACGAATAATGTTACGCGATGGCGCAAGTGCTAACGACATTTTTAAAGGCAGAACTCATTTATTAATTGTATTTTTACTTGGTTATTTTGGTTTAATATCTTTGGCATTTGTAGTTCCACAAATGCAAACTTTACCTGTTGAATGGCGTTTTTACGGGTTACAAGTAACCTGGATTATTATAAGGCTTTTACTGCTATTCATTAGTGGTATAGCTTTTAAAATTAGTCAACATAATTCGCGGATTCAAGCAGTAGCTGTAATATTAATTTGCTCTCTGGGATTAGGTGGTTTTACTGCTGTTGAATCTTATTTTTCCTCTCCCATTTATGCTTCTTTAGAAGATAACTTGCAACCTAATGGTGTATTTAGACAATCTTCTTTTACTAGTTGTGCGCCATCTGCATTAGCTACGGTGTTACGTATTTGGGGAATAGATGCAACTGAATCGAGTGTAGCTCGTTTAGCGGGAACGAATCGCTTGGGTACTTCTATGGCGCAATTATTAGTAGCAACTCGCTCTTTTGGTATGGATGGAATTGAGTTAGAAGCGACTTGGGAGCAATTGCAATTAATTAATCGTCCGGGGGTGTTGGGAGTTTGGTTTAGATATGGAGAGCAAGTG
This window contains:
- a CDS encoding cysteine peptidase family C39 domain-containing protein, with the translated sequence MLIELLITIIFGAWLFVLGQRIGRIMLRDGASANDIFKGRTHLLIVFLLGYFGLISLAFVVPQMQTLPVEWRFYGLQVTWIIIRLLLLFISGIAFKISQHNSRIQAVAVILICSLGLGGFTAVESYFSSPIYASLEDNLQPNGVFRQSSFTSCAPSALATVLRIWGIDATESSVARLAGTNRLGTSMAQLLVATRSFGMDGIELEATWEQLQLINRPGVLGVWFRYGEQVIPHAVALLGFKGNKVIIGDPIFGLINEIDRQQFEKDWRKQYLPIFRPQDISITNSQAVIYLKKLGAKIKDESELESAIKVFQKNQDLLVTGKLDPQTVLSLSGSFLQGVPTLKRKI